In a single window of the Dysgonomonas mossii genome:
- a CDS encoding glycosyltransferase family 2 protein produces MKVSIVTINYNNAAGLEKTINSVISNDLYDIEYIVIDGNSTDGSVGVIKKYESKINFWISEPDSGIYNAMNKGIRQATGQYILFVNSGDVIKEDCDLQSIISQITGEGIVYFDMEIADSLSKTSYIKQYPSNPDFKYFAEDTLPHTASFIKKELLVKYGYYSEEKKITSDWAFFMDAICLLSSTYRHIDGCFSTFYIDGISSNASNKQLLIDERNDHIAHSYPIYNTLYKDWMDKRQELYKLKTSISVRYLKKLGLLKWLKL; encoded by the coding sequence ATGAAAGTATCTATTGTAACAATTAACTATAACAATGCCGCAGGGTTAGAGAAAACGATTAATAGCGTTATCTCTAATGATCTGTATGATATTGAATATATTGTTATTGATGGAAACTCTACAGATGGTAGTGTGGGTGTTATAAAAAAATATGAAAGCAAAATAAACTTTTGGATCAGCGAACCTGACTCTGGCATATATAATGCTATGAATAAAGGGATCAGGCAAGCAACAGGGCAATATATATTATTCGTAAACAGTGGAGATGTAATAAAAGAGGATTGTGATTTGCAATCGATTATATCTCAAATTACAGGGGAAGGCATAGTCTATTTTGATATGGAAATTGCTGATAGTTTATCAAAGACAAGCTATATAAAACAATATCCCAGCAATCCTGATTTTAAATATTTTGCAGAAGACACGCTACCACACACAGCTTCTTTTATAAAAAAAGAACTTTTGGTAAAATATGGATATTATTCGGAAGAAAAAAAGATAACATCAGACTGGGCTTTCTTTATGGATGCGATATGCCTGCTAAGTTCTACATACAGACATATTGATGGTTGTTTTTCTACTTTCTATATTGATGGAATCAGTTCGAATGCTTCAAACAAGCAATTGCTTATAGATGAACGCAACGACCATATAGCCCACTCTTATCCTATCTATAATACCTTATATAAAGACTGGATGGATAAAAGACAAGAGCTATATAAATTAAAAACATCAATAAGTGTAAGGTACTTAAAGAAGCTCGGTTTACTAAAATGGCTTAAACTATAA
- a CDS encoding glycosyltransferase encodes MNPIISVIMPCYNQAKYMPEALQSLLDQDYPHWECIMVNDGSPDNTEEVAKLWIEKDKRLKYFRKENSGVCDTRNYGVDQAIGEYIVPLDGDDKLGPHYFSEAIKAFTKDPEIKLIYSDTILFGDVNEKRINPDFVFEKMLTENQIYNSAIFRKSDFLEAGGYNPNMFDGIEDWDFYLSLITPNDRVIKLNDFHYYYRIKEVSRSMRIFRETDKNDAMLLQMFKNHIPLFLEYLNPVRDRIKAETYNKELYWHYHTPEYKLGRMIYKPFRFVQKVLRKLFS; translated from the coding sequence ATGAACCCTATCATATCCGTTATCATGCCGTGCTATAATCAGGCTAAATATATGCCTGAGGCGCTACAATCACTTCTCGATCAGGATTATCCTCATTGGGAGTGTATTATGGTTAATGATGGTTCACCTGACAATACAGAAGAAGTTGCAAAACTATGGATAGAAAAAGACAAACGGCTCAAATATTTTAGGAAAGAAAATAGCGGGGTTTGTGATACCAGAAACTATGGAGTTGATCAAGCTATTGGAGAATACATCGTTCCTTTGGATGGAGACGATAAGTTAGGCCCTCATTATTTTAGCGAGGCAATAAAGGCATTTACAAAAGACCCTGAGATAAAACTAATATATAGTGATACAATATTATTTGGCGATGTAAATGAAAAAAGGATAAATCCTGATTTTGTATTTGAAAAAATGCTTACGGAAAATCAAATCTACAATTCAGCCATATTCCGAAAATCTGACTTTCTTGAAGCTGGAGGTTACAATCCGAATATGTTTGACGGTATAGAGGACTGGGATTTTTACCTTTCGTTGATCACACCGAATGATAGGGTTATAAAACTTAATGACTTTCACTATTATTATAGGATAAAAGAAGTTTCACGATCGATGCGTATATTCCGTGAAACAGATAAAAATGATGCAATGCTTTTACAAATGTTTAAGAATCATATACCTTTGTTTCTTGAGTATTTGAATCCTGTTAGAGATCGGATTAAAGCAGAAACATACAATAAAGAACTTTACTGGCATTATCATACCCCAGAATACAAATTGGGTAGAATGATATACAAACCATTCCGTTTTGTACAAAAAGTATTAAGAAAGCTCTTTTCATAA
- a CDS encoding WbqC family protein gives MILGIMQPYFMPYIGYFQLLNAVDKYVIYDNAKYTKKGWINRNRILQNNKDTLISISVEKDSDYLDIKDRSVADSFDKKKLINQIRESYRKAPYFEQVIPIVEDIINYEEKNLFLYIYNSIKEVCKYLNIHTEIIISSTIDIDQTLAGQDRVIAICKTLGAKDYYNAIGGQELYHPKDFEKKGVSLRFLSSNLVAYKQFNNDFIPWLSIIDVMMFNSLAETQDMLNEYKLI, from the coding sequence ATGATTTTAGGAATAATGCAGCCTTATTTTATGCCATACATTGGCTATTTTCAGCTACTGAATGCCGTAGATAAGTATGTAATATACGATAATGCAAAATATACGAAAAAAGGATGGATCAACCGTAATCGCATCCTACAAAACAACAAGGATACGCTAATCTCAATATCGGTAGAAAAAGATTCCGATTATCTGGATATAAAAGATCGCTCTGTAGCCGATTCTTTCGATAAGAAAAAATTAATAAATCAGATAAGAGAATCATATCGCAAGGCTCCTTATTTTGAGCAGGTGATACCAATTGTGGAGGATATTATCAACTACGAAGAGAAAAATCTTTTCTTATATATTTATAATTCAATCAAAGAGGTTTGTAAATATCTGAATATTCATACTGAAATTATTATTTCATCAACAATTGATATAGATCAAACTCTTGCGGGACAAGATAGGGTAATAGCTATATGTAAGACTCTAGGAGCAAAAGATTATTATAATGCAATTGGCGGACAAGAACTGTACCATCCAAAGGACTTCGAGAAAAAGGGAGTAAGCCTCCGCTTCTTATCATCCAATCTTGTTGCTTATAAACAATTCAATAATGATTTCATCCCTTGGCTATCGATTATAGACGTTATGATGTTCAACAGTTTGGCAGAAACACAAGATATGCTAAATGAGTATAAATTGATTTAA
- a CDS encoding glycosyltransferase — MKRVAFLSLFSYSFWKEYIYNRRKNSLIYLFNKTVRQQKNDPLIISIIIINYNRLADLKILVKFLQERRHKNIVIVDNNSTYPPLLEYYKEIEKDIKIEYMHKNYGHMVFWENQDLYKKYSKGYHIVTDSDIIPNANLPVEYLHKMIRILDNNKHITKVGFALKIDDIPDYYQHKEKVLEWEKKHWENLVGENLYLNELDTTFALYPPQYQYNLLNFYSAIRIAGDYTAQHKGWYIDDQNLTDEEIYYFKTASDSNSWKIDIKNS, encoded by the coding sequence ATGAAAAGGGTTGCTTTTTTGAGTTTGTTTTCATATTCTTTTTGGAAAGAGTATATCTACAATCGTCGAAAGAATTCTTTGATCTATCTTTTCAATAAGACGGTCCGTCAACAAAAAAATGATCCTCTGATTATTTCTATAATTATAATTAATTATAACCGTCTCGCCGATTTAAAAATCCTTGTAAAGTTTTTACAGGAAAGAAGACATAAAAACATTGTTATAGTTGATAACAATTCAACATATCCACCTCTTTTAGAATACTATAAAGAGATCGAAAAGGATATTAAGATAGAATATATGCACAAAAACTATGGTCACATGGTTTTTTGGGAAAATCAAGATTTATATAAGAAATACTCTAAAGGATATCATATTGTAACAGATTCGGATATTATCCCAAACGCAAATCTACCGGTAGAATATTTGCATAAAATGATAAGGATACTGGATAATAATAAACATATTACCAAAGTTGGCTTTGCTCTGAAAATTGACGATATCCCCGATTATTACCAACATAAGGAAAAAGTTCTAGAATGGGAAAAAAAGCATTGGGAGAATCTAGTTGGAGAAAATTTGTATTTGAATGAACTGGATACAACGTTTGCTTTATATCCACCACAATATCAATATAATTTGTTGAATTTTTATTCGGCAATAAGAATAGCCGGAGATTATACAGCACAACATAAGGGGTGGTATATTGACGACCAGAATCTAACAGATGAAGAGATATATTATTTCAAAACGGCAAGCGATTCCAACTCCTGGAAAATAGATATTAAAAACAGCTAA
- a CDS encoding DegT/DnrJ/EryC1/StrS family aminotransferase produces MNKKIMVTQPAIPPLDEFIPYLQKIWDNKWLTNNGPFHEQFEKELADYLGVKHISVFANGTLALITALQALRITGEVITTPFSFVATTHSLWWNNIKPVFVDIDSKNYNIDPEKIEAAITPKTTAIMPVHVYGNPCNVEEIQRIADTYGLRVIYDAAHAFAVKKDRQSVMNWGDLSILSFHATKVYNTIEGGAIVCQDEKTKQRIDLLKNFGFRNETTVIEPGINAKMNELQAAYGSLQLKHVDNYIAKRLELAKLYDNLLKDVKGITYMTVGEGVEHTYPYYPIRVNTADYGMNRDDLYFKLQEYDIFGRRYFYPLISDFPTYRGLPSASVSNLPVAAQVSKEIVCLPMYADLEFEEVGKICELIKNKPWVK; encoded by the coding sequence ATGAACAAAAAAATAATGGTTACCCAACCGGCGATTCCACCTTTGGATGAATTTATTCCCTATCTGCAAAAAATATGGGATAATAAATGGTTGACAAACAATGGTCCGTTTCATGAACAGTTTGAAAAAGAACTGGCAGACTATCTTGGCGTTAAGCATATCTCTGTATTTGCCAATGGGACACTGGCATTAATAACAGCATTACAAGCCTTACGCATTACAGGTGAGGTTATAACCACTCCATTCAGCTTTGTTGCAACAACACACTCATTGTGGTGGAACAACATCAAGCCTGTATTTGTAGACATAGATAGTAAGAACTATAATATAGATCCGGAAAAGATAGAAGCGGCCATTACGCCAAAGACAACCGCCATCATGCCGGTGCATGTCTATGGCAATCCGTGCAACGTAGAAGAAATACAACGCATAGCAGACACCTACGGGCTACGTGTAATATATGATGCTGCACATGCTTTTGCTGTTAAAAAGGATCGACAATCGGTGATGAATTGGGGTGATTTATCTATTCTCAGTTTCCATGCAACAAAGGTTTACAATACAATAGAAGGAGGTGCGATTGTTTGTCAGGATGAAAAGACGAAACAGCGTATCGATTTATTAAAAAACTTCGGATTCAGGAACGAAACAACTGTTATTGAGCCGGGTATAAATGCCAAGATGAATGAATTGCAAGCAGCTTATGGCTCACTGCAATTGAAACATGTAGATAATTATATCGCTAAACGTCTGGAGCTAGCTAAATTATACGACAACCTGCTGAAAGATGTAAAAGGAATCACTTATATGACTGTTGGCGAAGGAGTAGAGCATACTTACCCTTATTACCCAATACGAGTAAATACTGCCGATTATGGCATGAATCGTGATGATCTGTACTTCAAATTGCAGGAGTATGATATATTCGGACGCCGTTATTTCTATCCTCTTATAAGTGATTTCCCGACATATAGAGGACTGCCTTCTGCCAGTGTTAGCAACCTGCCCGTTGCAGCACAAGTGTCTAAAGAAATTGTATGCTTACCGATGTATGCAGATTTGGAGTTTGAAGAAGTAGGAAAAATATGCGAGCTAATTAAAAATAAACCTTGGGTAAAATGA
- a CDS encoding glycosyltransferase — MKINIILITYNHSNYIRPALESILMQETSHNVEIIVADDCSTDNTVEIIEEYESKTKFVFHYLHKEQNVGYIRNYQQAFATCTGDYVAIMEGDDYWVKASHLENHINHLERIPNTSMSYNRHIRLFEDQHREEIFDWNLDTDYELITTDQLALGNRIGNLSCCVFRGKYIQQLDPKLFDMEIADWMLGMYMGQFAPLLYLKDVTSAYRIHDNGQWSRMDEKDQCAKVIELINKYDKYLNYNYTETFTKHKRRLEILLYGDKSFRGRIKSFTPLWIRNLYNKLIR; from the coding sequence ATGAAGATAAATATCATACTCATCACATACAATCACAGCAATTATATACGTCCGGCATTGGAGAGTATTTTGATGCAGGAAACATCTCACAATGTTGAGATTATTGTTGCCGACGATTGCTCTACCGACAATACTGTAGAGATTATAGAGGAGTATGAATCGAAAACAAAATTTGTTTTTCATTATTTACATAAAGAACAAAATGTAGGATATATACGCAATTACCAACAGGCTTTTGCAACATGTACAGGAGACTATGTTGCCATCATGGAAGGTGACGACTATTGGGTAAAGGCATCCCACCTGGAGAATCATATCAACCATCTGGAGAGGATACCAAACACCTCTATGAGTTACAACAGGCACATACGCTTGTTTGAAGATCAACATAGAGAAGAAATATTTGACTGGAATCTTGATACAGACTATGAACTGATCACTACCGATCAGTTGGCATTGGGAAACCGCATAGGTAATCTGTCTTGTTGCGTATTCAGAGGAAAATATATACAGCAATTAGACCCAAAACTGTTTGATATGGAAATAGCCGATTGGATGCTAGGGATGTATATGGGACAATTTGCACCCTTGCTATATCTCAAAGACGTAACTTCGGCATATAGGATACATGATAACGGACAATGGTCGCGGATGGACGAAAAAGACCAGTGTGCAAAGGTTATCGAGCTGATAAATAAATACGACAAGTATTTGAACTATAACTATACAGAAACCTTCACAAAACATAAACGGAGACTCGAAATTTTACTTTACGGAGATAAATCTTTCAGAGGCAGAATAAAGAGCTTTACTCCTTTATGGATTAGAAACTTATACAATAAACTTATTAGGTAA
- a CDS encoding glycosyltransferase family 2 protein: MVSVILPNYNHAPYLRQRIESILNQTYQDFELIILDDCSPDNSKDVIEEYRSNSHISHIVYNETNSGSTFKQWKKGIELAQGEYIWIAESDDYAELTFLEKTMDSISKYNSVLCFALTTIVDKGDNTVMEQPTILPDLSMNINLFTENYLLYSNPICNASMVIFKKDAIAANLWNNIINFKYCGDWLLWGSFCGEGEVTVSEVKEYLNYFRTHSVNVSNKSEDRGLGILEGYKVSEIIAKRLHLKLDKEYSKNWYYKWQSYKLKFSYSNSVNKAILSMFIKESPMVAYYELKRLILRLITR; this comes from the coding sequence ATGGTATCAGTTATTCTTCCCAATTATAATCATGCTCCATATCTGAGACAACGTATTGAATCAATACTAAATCAGACATACCAGGACTTTGAGCTGATAATCTTGGATGATTGTTCACCAGACAATAGTAAAGATGTAATTGAAGAATATAGAAGTAATTCTCATATATCGCACATTGTATATAATGAGACTAATTCCGGTTCTACATTCAAACAGTGGAAGAAAGGGATTGAGTTAGCCCAAGGAGAATATATCTGGATTGCTGAAAGTGACGATTATGCAGAGCTTACGTTTCTTGAAAAAACGATGGATTCTATTTCTAAATATAATTCAGTACTCTGCTTTGCTCTTACGACAATAGTTGACAAAGGGGACAATACAGTAATGGAGCAACCCACTATCCTACCCGATTTATCAATGAATATCAATCTGTTCACAGAGAACTATTTGTTATATAGTAATCCTATTTGTAATGCCAGTATGGTGATTTTTAAGAAAGATGCTATCGCCGCAAATCTGTGGAATAATATTATAAATTTCAAATACTGTGGTGACTGGTTATTATGGGGCAGCTTTTGCGGTGAGGGAGAAGTTACGGTGTCTGAAGTAAAAGAGTATCTAAATTATTTTAGAACACATTCGGTAAATGTATCAAACAAATCCGAAGACAGAGGACTGGGAATATTAGAGGGTTATAAAGTTTCCGAAATTATAGCAAAAAGGCTACATTTGAAGTTAGATAAAGAATATAGCAAGAATTGGTATTACAAATGGCAATCATATAAATTAAAGTTTTCATACTCGAATTCTGTAAACAAAGCTATTTTATCAATGTTTATAAAGGAAAGCCCGATGGTTGCTTATTACGAACTCAAAAGATTAATATTGAGACTTATAACAAGATGA